One Echinicola strongylocentroti DNA window includes the following coding sequences:
- a CDS encoding TonB-dependent receptor, with product MKRKLLSLIKMVSKNLLYGIIIQCIFLTSLMAAEGNAQIKPLDKAFVKLEHQTKSVQSLFEEMESKTDYVFVYPDDLLNNNPTVTLERGKKSVEEVLIEIAKATKLKFKQVNNTVYVGKNVQNRADAVEITIDEIELVGAVTDEGGNPLPGVAIVEKGTTNGTVTDLDGKYSISVQEGSELVVSYVGYKSQTVQVGSSSQLDIVLEEDLGDLEEVVVVGYGTQKKSTLTGSVTDLKADKLAKNPTTNVKGLLVGQVPGLVTNQNPGLPGSDNVDISIRGFGSPLVIVDGVESHLDRLDPNDIESISVLKDASAAIYGARAGNGVILVTTKRGTSGKPKVSYHGYFATQKRLTFPEQVDAGSFIKLGRDAVFNTQYDPANPNADISYGTLFTEENLEKYNAPGAPSYDWANATVKEGGSPLQNHNLSFRGGSENVKYYVSVGMQDQSGIFKGDYDYKKFSVTSNTDIKLSEGLDLKLNVSHINEQQDYASSSIGDIWNDLRTAQPIHPTVLPDPTKNPYSGFNARSPVTRINKDVVGYENTNKKTTAGAAELSYNLPFFKDLTVGARMNFRFRGAVRERLTKFYEVYSYNPDDITEEFDGYKLEGSQGINAYTKSIFGPGSDPRSRFLYRGYARYNKDVSKHNFSALAFVEREDNVYSDLSVTRRDLLSPDIPQVSGANELTITNGTGRDIEYTRISVAGRFNYSYDEKYLFEATLRADASSKFGPKVRWGYFPSVSAGWNIAREDFLKDAAVLDQLKLRLSYSQTGVDNNLSNTSFEYLTGFEERVGNIYVLNGSQVPQIQSSGLPNELVTWEETTLYNVGVDYTLFDGRVFGTFDGFYRYRDGLLRTPLEDLPGTFGAPLPAVNLDARSNRGFDASLGVRGYVGDFKYNIVAGVGYTREKYEKYQEDIDETDPVQVRFDKRTGRWVNTVFGYKSDGLFNTQAEVDEYLDTHTFEDINGSPKPGDIRYVDLTGDGVINREDRYEIGYGNDPQLTYSLQPSLTYKNFNLSMLWQGGSQFNVFVVGAFRAAFDNEQVPLKLHEEYSWIQDPANPGVGANPNAQLPAFNRDGARAWNDTQSDFWMKDGTYVRLKTATLSYTFSQQILSRVGVDRLSVYVSGDNIVAFNKLGIFKGNIDPEEASRPNAFNLPLLRTMSFGVQVAL from the coding sequence ATGAAAAGAAAGTTACTGAGCCTAATTAAAATGGTGTCTAAGAACCTGTTATATGGTATAATAATTCAGTGCATATTCCTTACTTCCCTTATGGCAGCGGAAGGAAATGCACAAATCAAGCCCTTGGACAAGGCCTTTGTGAAGCTGGAGCATCAAACCAAATCGGTGCAGTCGCTGTTTGAGGAGATGGAGTCCAAGACAGATTATGTCTTTGTCTATCCAGATGATTTGCTTAACAATAACCCAACGGTGACTTTGGAGAGAGGGAAGAAGTCAGTAGAAGAAGTGCTGATCGAAATCGCCAAAGCCACCAAACTAAAATTTAAACAGGTCAACAATACTGTCTATGTCGGCAAAAATGTTCAGAACAGAGCTGACGCTGTGGAGATAACTATTGATGAAATAGAGCTGGTAGGCGCCGTTACCGACGAAGGAGGTAATCCGCTTCCCGGAGTAGCGATCGTCGAAAAAGGCACCACCAACGGTACCGTGACGGACTTGGACGGAAAGTACAGTATCAGTGTCCAAGAGGGGAGTGAACTAGTGGTTTCCTACGTGGGCTATAAGTCCCAGACAGTACAGGTGGGGAGTAGTTCCCAGCTGGATATCGTGCTGGAGGAAGATCTGGGAGATTTGGAAGAAGTCGTTGTAGTGGGCTACGGTACTCAGAAGAAGAGTACCTTGACTGGTTCAGTGACAGACCTTAAAGCAGATAAACTGGCCAAAAACCCAACGACCAATGTGAAGGGACTTCTAGTAGGACAGGTTCCTGGACTAGTGACCAACCAAAACCCAGGACTTCCCGGTTCTGATAATGTGGACATCAGTATCAGGGGATTTGGTTCTCCGCTGGTGATCGTGGATGGCGTAGAGTCCCACTTGGACCGGTTGGATCCCAATGACATCGAGAGCATTTCGGTGCTTAAAGATGCTTCTGCGGCGATTTATGGTGCCCGTGCCGGAAATGGTGTCATCCTAGTCACCACCAAAAGAGGTACTTCAGGTAAGCCGAAGGTGTCCTATCACGGTTATTTTGCGACACAAAAAAGGTTGACTTTTCCTGAGCAAGTAGATGCGGGGAGTTTTATCAAGCTCGGTAGGGATGCGGTTTTCAATACACAGTATGACCCTGCCAATCCAAATGCGGACATTTCTTACGGTACATTGTTTACAGAGGAGAATTTAGAAAAGTACAATGCCCCGGGTGCGCCCAGCTATGACTGGGCAAATGCAACGGTCAAAGAAGGGGGCTCTCCTTTACAAAACCATAACCTGAGTTTTAGAGGTGGAAGCGAGAATGTGAAATATTATGTTAGTGTAGGGATGCAAGACCAGTCAGGGATCTTCAAAGGAGATTATGACTATAAAAAGTTTTCGGTAACCAGTAACACGGATATTAAACTTTCTGAAGGTCTCGACCTGAAATTAAACGTGAGCCATATCAATGAACAGCAGGATTATGCCTCCTCAAGCATCGGCGATATATGGAATGACTTAAGGACAGCTCAGCCTATCCACCCTACCGTTTTGCCTGACCCAACCAAGAATCCCTATTCGGGGTTCAATGCCAGATCCCCTGTGACTAGGATCAATAAAGACGTAGTGGGATATGAAAACACCAATAAGAAAACAACGGCCGGGGCGGCAGAATTGAGCTATAATCTGCCGTTTTTTAAAGACCTGACTGTCGGAGCAAGGATGAATTTTCGCTTTAGAGGAGCTGTTAGGGAGCGATTGACGAAGTTTTATGAAGTATATTCTTATAATCCTGATGACATCACCGAAGAGTTTGATGGGTATAAATTAGAGGGATCCCAAGGGATCAATGCATATACCAAGTCGATTTTCGGCCCTGGTAGCGATCCGAGAAGCAGATTCCTTTATAGAGGATATGCGAGGTATAACAAGGACGTTTCCAAACACAATTTTTCTGCCTTGGCTTTTGTGGAGCGGGAAGATAATGTGTACAGTGATCTATCCGTAACGCGTAGGGACTTGCTTTCACCTGATATTCCACAGGTAAGTGGAGCCAATGAACTGACCATCACCAATGGGACTGGACGTGATATCGAATATACTCGGATCAGCGTAGCGGGTCGGTTTAACTACTCCTATGATGAGAAATACCTGTTTGAAGCGACCCTTCGGGCGGATGCGAGCTCTAAGTTTGGCCCTAAAGTAAGGTGGGGCTATTTCCCTTCCGTTTCTGCAGGTTGGAATATCGCCAGAGAGGACTTCCTGAAAGATGCAGCAGTACTGGACCAGTTGAAGTTGCGGCTTTCATACAGTCAGACCGGTGTGGATAACAATCTCAGCAATACCTCTTTTGAGTACCTGACGGGGTTTGAAGAAAGGGTAGGGAATATCTATGTCCTAAACGGTAGTCAGGTTCCCCAAATTCAATCCAGTGGTTTGCCCAATGAATTGGTGACTTGGGAGGAGACAACATTATATAATGTCGGAGTAGACTACACTTTATTTGACGGTCGTGTGTTTGGCACCTTCGATGGATTTTATCGTTATCGTGACGGTCTGCTAAGGACTCCTTTGGAGGATTTGCCAGGTACATTCGGAGCACCCCTTCCGGCGGTAAACCTTGATGCTAGGAGCAACCGCGGTTTTGATGCTTCACTTGGTGTGAGAGGTTATGTGGGTGATTTTAAGTATAATATTGTAGCAGGAGTGGGGTATACACGGGAGAAATACGAAAAGTACCAAGAAGATATCGATGAGACGGATCCGGTACAGGTTCGGTTTGATAAAAGGACAGGCCGCTGGGTAAACACCGTCTTTGGGTATAAGTCTGATGGGCTTTTCAATACACAGGCCGAAGTAGATGAATACCTGGATACCCACACTTTTGAGGATATCAATGGAAGCCCAAAACCGGGAGATATCAGGTATGTCGATCTCACGGGAGATGGAGTGATCAATAGAGAGGATCGGTATGAGATCGGGTATGGAAATGACCCACAATTGACCTATAGTCTTCAACCTAGCTTGACATATAAAAACTTCAATCTCTCGATGCTTTGGCAAGGAGGTTCTCAGTTCAACGTGTTTGTAGTAGGTGCATTTAGGGCAGCGTTTGACAATGAGCAGGTTCCGCTAAAACTACATGAAGAGTATTCTTGGATCCAAGATCCTGCTAATCCAGGAGTAGGAGCAAATCCCAACGCACAACTGCCGGCATTTAATAGGGACGGAGCCAGAGCATGGAATGATACCCAATCCGATTTTTGGATGAAGGACGGAACCTATGTGAGGCTAAAGACGGCTACTTTATCGTATACCTTCAGTCAGCAGATTTTGTCCCGTGTAGGAGTGGATAGGTTGTCGGTGTATGTGTCCGGGGACAATATAGTGGCATTTAACAAGCTGGGGATTTTCAAGGGGAATATTGATCCTGAGGAGGCTTCCCGTCCAAATGCCTTTAACCTGCCTCTGTTGAGGACGATGTCTTTTGGTGTTCAAGTAGCGTTGTAA
- a CDS encoding RagB/SusD family nutrient uptake outer membrane protein: MKNIRNILIPLCIFVLFSCEDELTKVPNFISEDNIFESESLTEAYLAKIYQDLRFINFGGDNGYNVGMIPAIGGEHICYADWQTPNTTYQRTYSAAAGDGPVGYYPWNNIRDANYVIENIANSSSFEQGYIDAKTAEAKYLRAHMYFEMVKRYGGVPLITEVQYVDDPEETLYPSRSTEQEIYDFIISELDAAIPFLSTDPTGGQGRVDRWTALSLKSRAALYAASIANFGEVQLDGVVGIPNAQAESYYQMSYDASKEILDSGNFSLYNAYDDKVENYINLFLDDGNSEVIFAQVFEPIVKGTGFDRLAFPAEFRGGWGCNFPVLYDIVELFDFQDGRLGTSISRDELTANNSWDIDEFFGNRDPRFRASVFYPETTFKGGLIYFHSSTLYTNNVGEKVESTSGNLDRGGEVWPAAAHPRNVRNTGLLRRKSVNESLDLPNSGESGQDFSIFRLGEIYLNLAEAAFYLNNMDESLAAINMLRERVDMPLYDQITEDNLRKERQVELCFETHRYWDLVRWRIAPEYLDDVRMKGLVFKYDLDEDRYIVTLKNAEPVTREFGPERYYFPIDQGIIADNPKWIQNPGY; the protein is encoded by the coding sequence ATGAAAAACATAAGAAACATATTAATACCACTTTGCATCTTCGTGCTATTTTCATGCGAGGATGAGTTGACCAAGGTTCCGAATTTCATTTCGGAGGACAATATTTTTGAATCAGAATCATTGACCGAGGCCTATTTGGCTAAGATCTATCAGGATTTGAGGTTTATTAATTTCGGAGGGGATAATGGATATAACGTCGGCATGATCCCTGCCATAGGCGGTGAACATATTTGCTACGCAGATTGGCAGACGCCAAATACTACTTATCAGCGTACTTATTCAGCAGCGGCAGGAGATGGCCCAGTGGGGTATTATCCATGGAATAACATTCGCGATGCTAATTATGTTATTGAGAATATTGCCAATAGCTCCTCCTTTGAGCAAGGTTATATTGATGCCAAAACCGCCGAGGCCAAATACCTTCGCGCCCATATGTACTTCGAAATGGTAAAACGCTACGGCGGGGTGCCCCTGATCACAGAAGTGCAATATGTGGATGACCCAGAGGAAACGCTGTACCCAAGCAGGAGTACAGAACAGGAAATCTATGATTTTATTATTTCAGAGCTGGATGCCGCCATACCTTTTTTGAGTACTGACCCGACTGGTGGACAGGGGCGTGTGGACAGGTGGACGGCATTATCGCTTAAAAGCCGGGCTGCATTATATGCTGCTAGTATCGCTAACTTTGGCGAGGTACAGCTGGATGGAGTGGTCGGTATACCCAATGCCCAAGCCGAAAGCTACTACCAAATGAGCTATGATGCCTCCAAAGAGATCCTTGACTCAGGTAATTTCAGTCTTTACAATGCTTATGATGATAAGGTAGAGAATTACATCAACCTGTTTCTAGATGATGGCAATAGTGAAGTGATTTTTGCCCAAGTTTTTGAGCCGATTGTGAAAGGAACAGGTTTTGACCGCTTGGCTTTTCCGGCCGAATTCCGTGGTGGCTGGGGCTGTAACTTTCCGGTGCTATATGATATCGTGGAGTTGTTTGATTTTCAGGATGGCAGGTTAGGGACTTCCATTTCAAGGGATGAACTTACTGCAAATAATTCCTGGGACATTGACGAGTTTTTCGGAAACAGGGATCCACGCTTTAGGGCATCGGTTTTTTATCCGGAAACTACGTTTAAAGGTGGTCTGATCTATTTTCACAGTAGCACACTGTATACCAATAACGTGGGTGAAAAAGTGGAGAGCACTTCAGGAAACCTGGACAGGGGTGGCGAGGTATGGCCAGCGGCAGCGCATCCAAGAAACGTAAGGAATACTGGCCTGCTGAGGCGGAAGAGTGTGAATGAATCCCTTGATTTGCCAAATAGTGGAGAATCAGGTCAAGACTTTTCCATATTCAGGTTGGGAGAGATATACCTGAACCTGGCCGAAGCAGCATTTTATCTTAATAATATGGATGAGTCACTTGCTGCGATTAACATGCTGAGAGAAAGGGTCGATATGCCGCTATATGATCAAATCACTGAAGATAATCTACGAAAAGAAAGACAAGTGGAGTTGTGTTTTGAGACGCATCGCTACTGGGATTTGGTGAGATGGAGGATTGCTCCGGAATATTTGGATGACGTCAGGATGAAAGGCTTGGTCTTTAAATATGACCTGGATGAGGACAGATATATCGTTACCTTGAAAAACGCAGAGCCCGTTACCAGGGAGTTTGGCCCCGAACGATACTATTTTCCCATTGATCAAGGGATAATAGCCGATAATCCTAAGTGGATCCAAAATCCGGGCTATTAA
- a CDS encoding sulfatase family protein, with translation MSKIYYVGLLLLLIGFSCSNKKTATSGEEKLATKEPNVLVIYTDDLGYGDVARYGGQIPTPNIDELAADGLLFTNAYATAATCTPSRYAMLTGEYAWRAKGRGVAPGDASALIRPDRETLPSVMQRAGYRTGVIGKWHLGLGGDEGPDWNGALKPGPLEIGFDYSFIIPATGDRVPTVFVEDHHVVGLDPEDPIEVSYRDKVGDRPTGKEHPEQLKMMWSHGHNHTIVNGVSRIGYMAGGEAALWRDEDFAQTFVDKASRFITQESDKPFFLYFATHDIHVPRIAHEKFQGTTGFGPRGDVIAQLDWTVGELVKLLKEEGLEENTMIIFSSDNGPVLDDGYEDKARELISNHKPWGALRGGKYSAFEAGTRVPFIVKWPAKIEGGKTSDAMVSQVDLVGSFAGYLGQEYNAQQAVDTQNAWPALVGEDNEGREGLVQEALFSNLTYIRRDGYKLIPANNGPDMVPWGPIIETGFSEEDQLYNVKEDPGETKDLSAASPKVMAEMKSTLQRIKDK, from the coding sequence ATGAGCAAGATTTATTACGTTGGATTGTTGTTACTATTGATTGGCTTTTCTTGTAGCAATAAAAAGACAGCCACCAGCGGTGAAGAGAAGTTAGCTACTAAGGAACCCAATGTTCTGGTGATCTATACAGATGACTTGGGCTATGGAGATGTGGCGCGGTATGGAGGGCAAATCCCGACCCCCAATATTGATGAATTGGCAGCAGATGGCCTGCTGTTTACCAATGCGTATGCCACCGCAGCTACTTGTACGCCTTCAAGGTATGCGATGCTGACCGGTGAATATGCCTGGAGGGCAAAGGGGCGTGGAGTAGCGCCAGGAGATGCTTCTGCATTGATCCGTCCGGATCGGGAAACCTTACCTTCGGTTATGCAGCGAGCTGGCTACAGAACGGGTGTGATTGGCAAATGGCACCTAGGATTGGGAGGAGACGAGGGGCCGGATTGGAACGGGGCATTAAAGCCGGGTCCGTTGGAAATTGGCTTTGACTATTCTTTTATCATTCCAGCCACAGGAGATAGGGTGCCTACGGTATTTGTCGAGGATCATCACGTAGTGGGATTGGATCCTGAAGATCCTATCGAGGTAAGTTACCGAGATAAAGTAGGTGATCGGCCCACAGGCAAAGAGCATCCCGAGCAGCTTAAGATGATGTGGTCACACGGGCATAATCACACCATTGTCAACGGTGTCAGCCGCATTGGTTACATGGCTGGTGGAGAAGCGGCCTTGTGGAGGGACGAGGATTTTGCCCAGACCTTTGTAGACAAGGCGAGCCGATTTATTACACAAGAATCCGATAAGCCATTTTTTCTTTATTTTGCCACGCATGACATCCATGTGCCGCGAATCGCCCATGAGAAATTTCAGGGAACTACTGGTTTTGGGCCGAGAGGTGATGTGATTGCACAGTTGGATTGGACAGTGGGTGAGTTGGTGAAGCTCCTGAAAGAGGAAGGACTGGAAGAGAATACGATGATCATTTTTTCCAGTGACAATGGCCCCGTACTGGATGACGGATATGAGGATAAGGCCAGGGAGCTGATCAGTAACCATAAGCCTTGGGGAGCACTTAGAGGAGGGAAGTACAGCGCCTTTGAAGCGGGAACAAGGGTGCCGTTTATTGTGAAATGGCCTGCAAAAATCGAGGGAGGGAAGACCTCCGATGCGATGGTCAGCCAAGTGGATTTGGTGGGATCGTTCGCGGGTTATTTGGGACAGGAATATAATGCCCAGCAAGCCGTGGATACCCAGAATGCTTGGCCGGCACTAGTTGGTGAGGATAACGAAGGTAGAGAAGGTTTGGTACAGGAAGCATTGTTCAGCAATTTGACCTATATCCGACGTGACGGTTATAAATTGATTCCTGCGAATAATGGCCCCGACATGGTGCCTTGGGGGCCGATCATTGAGACAGGGTTTTCAGAAGAAGACCAATTGTACAATGTGAAAGAAGATCCAGGAGAGACGAAGGATCTCTCGGCAGCGTCTCCCAAAGTCATGGCGGAAATGAAGTCTACCCTGCAACGGATCAAGGATAAATGA
- a CDS encoding sulfatase family protein, with amino-acid sequence MPDFGNKRIVSIHSLSYFVLLFVVFSCESPKKVTGDKHPNIVYILADDMGIGDVQAFNPDSKIPTPYLDQLASEGMRFTDAHTSSAVCTPTRYSILTGRYNWRSTLKNGVLWSDSAPLIETERSTVPAVLRTKGYHTAFIGKWHLGWDWGHDADGNIDFTMPVTHNPNDLGFDYAYGHVASLDIPPYVYVENGQVTAMPIDSTQSEDRYGWWRKGITAPDFIHEDVTPNFFRKSIAYVEERSKEEKPFFLYLALPSPHAPILPSPEWQGKSGLTPYGDFVMMLDDYVGQLMAAIKEAGIEENTLVVFVSDNGVAPAAKIDELIAKGHYPSGIYRGHKADIYEGGHRVPFIAKWPKVIKAGSASAQTICTTDLMATCAEIVGYQLEDDEGEDSYNLLPLFSGEKLGRPYREATVHHSDKGAFAIRQGKWKLAMTAGSGGWSFPTPEDVEKIDTLPPLQLFDLSNDPREENNLQAKYPEKVSELKALLTRYIQDGRSTPGAPQDNDGEKIWEQLWWMRL; translated from the coding sequence ATGCCTGATTTTGGAAATAAGAGGATAGTTAGCATTCACTCTTTAAGTTATTTTGTACTGCTTTTTGTGGTATTTTCCTGTGAATCCCCGAAAAAAGTGACGGGAGACAAACATCCGAATATTGTTTATATTCTAGCTGATGATATGGGGATAGGTGATGTGCAGGCTTTTAATCCGGATAGTAAAATCCCGACTCCCTATTTGGATCAGCTGGCATCGGAAGGTATGCGGTTTACCGATGCGCATACTTCTTCAGCGGTCTGTACCCCTACGCGGTACAGTATTTTGACAGGAAGGTATAATTGGCGGTCCACGTTGAAGAATGGTGTGCTTTGGAGTGATTCTGCTCCCCTGATAGAGACCGAAAGAAGTACTGTGCCTGCTGTTTTACGAACCAAAGGCTACCATACGGCATTTATTGGAAAATGGCATCTCGGATGGGATTGGGGCCATGATGCAGATGGTAATATTGACTTTACAATGCCAGTGACCCATAACCCCAATGATCTTGGATTTGATTACGCTTATGGGCATGTAGCCTCCTTGGATATACCTCCGTACGTTTATGTGGAAAATGGGCAAGTGACCGCAATGCCCATAGATTCCACGCAGAGTGAGGACAGGTATGGCTGGTGGAGAAAGGGGATTACCGCTCCTGATTTTATTCATGAGGATGTTACTCCTAATTTTTTCAGGAAAAGCATCGCTTATGTTGAAGAGCGGAGCAAAGAAGAAAAACCGTTTTTCCTCTATTTGGCTTTGCCTTCTCCCCATGCTCCGATCCTGCCTTCCCCGGAGTGGCAAGGAAAGAGCGGTTTGACACCCTATGGAGATTTCGTTATGATGTTGGATGATTATGTAGGGCAATTAATGGCTGCGATAAAGGAGGCAGGAATAGAAGAGAATACCTTGGTTGTCTTTGTGAGTGACAATGGAGTGGCACCAGCTGCGAAGATAGATGAGCTGATCGCAAAAGGCCATTATCCAAGTGGCATTTATCGTGGACACAAAGCCGATATTTATGAGGGAGGCCACCGCGTTCCGTTTATTGCCAAATGGCCCAAGGTAATCAAGGCAGGAAGTGCAAGCGCTCAGACTATCTGTACCACAGACCTGATGGCCACTTGTGCAGAAATCGTGGGGTACCAGCTGGAGGACGATGAAGGAGAGGACAGTTATAACCTGCTGCCATTGTTTTCAGGAGAGAAGCTGGGGAGGCCTTATCGTGAAGCTACGGTTCACCATTCAGACAAAGGAGCTTTTGCCATTCGGCAAGGAAAGTGGAAATTAGCGATGACAGCTGGGTCAGGTGGGTGGAGCTTTCCCACTCCTGAAGATGTCGAGAAGATCGATACCCTGCCTCCTTTACAGCTTTTTGATCTTAGCAATGATCCCCGAGAAGAGAATAATCTACAGGCAAAATATCCTGAGAAAGTCAGTGAACTGAAAGCACTCCTGACCAGATACATCCAAGACGGAAGAAGTACTCCCGGGGCACCCCAAGACAATGACGGAGAGAAAATATGGGAGCAACTCTGGTGGATGCGTTTATGA
- the rlmB gene encoding 23S rRNA (guanosine(2251)-2'-O)-methyltransferase RlmB: protein MEKRKDGFLIDKGAHDKDFIFGTRAVMEALHAQKDIDKILVNKELNNDLIKELLSLAKQERVPVVRVPDAKLNRITRKNHQGVVAHMSALQYASIDNVITECFSKGVDPLILVLDRITDVRNFGAIARTAECAGVHAIIIPEKGAAQINSDAVKTSAGALNFLPICRARNLHFMVKDLKKMGLNIVSCTEKTERKMYDADYTVPTAIIMGSEEDGISEDLMELSDEFVSIPLAGNIESLNVSVASGVLIYEVIRQRTK, encoded by the coding sequence ATGGAGAAGCGGAAAGATGGCTTTCTAATCGACAAGGGAGCACACGACAAAGATTTCATATTTGGCACCAGAGCAGTCATGGAGGCTCTCCATGCCCAAAAGGATATCGACAAAATCCTCGTCAACAAAGAACTGAACAATGACCTGATCAAGGAGCTCCTAAGCCTTGCCAAGCAGGAGCGTGTCCCTGTAGTGCGGGTTCCCGATGCCAAACTCAACAGGATCACCCGTAAAAACCATCAAGGAGTGGTAGCCCACATGTCTGCCCTCCAATACGCCTCCATCGATAATGTCATCACTGAATGCTTCTCGAAAGGAGTAGACCCACTCATTTTGGTACTTGACAGGATCACCGATGTACGGAATTTTGGTGCCATCGCCAGAACGGCCGAATGCGCTGGCGTACACGCCATCATCATCCCTGAAAAAGGTGCTGCCCAAATCAATTCTGATGCCGTAAAGACTTCCGCAGGAGCGCTCAACTTCCTCCCTATTTGTAGGGCACGCAACCTCCATTTTATGGTAAAAGACCTCAAGAAAATGGGACTGAACATCGTCAGCTGTACTGAAAAAACAGAACGAAAAATGTACGATGCAGACTATACTGTACCTACGGCCATCATCATGGGCTCTGAGGAAGACGGCATATCCGAAGACCTAATGGAACTCAGTGATGAATTTGTCAGCATTCCCTTGGCCGGCAATATCGAGAGCCTCAATGTCTCCGTGGCCAGCGGTGTACTGATCTACGAAGTCATCCGGCAGCGTACCAAATAA
- a CDS encoding GWxTD domain-containing protein: MMTTTKTIKLTVLCCTLLYWFSAGNVHGQSNLKNINQNLRYSRYSRISPKIIPIKTGERDFLLQMPVEKIEENPNFDDYAFSYVVVKDFNEEINEKNIVPLTKSDLKKDTDRHFYFEKAISVPNDQKEAYAVIICKDTRQGDQYIYHTDLISPFITDLPSFGAYYANDIPFDQTYINKGEALLFKSDKSMNLYNYFYPRDFEIPLPPMETRPAPVAKDIEVINNGEFLVNVPQPFDEQGYYFVQTDTTKQTGFMVKTTSDAYPRVSTYDEMIDKLVYISTRNEHEALRAAEDKKKALDKYWLELTHDTEKAQGIIREYFRQIEFANILFTDFKEGWKTDRGMIYTVMGPPVSVFFDVDKEIWIYDKIGSKSKISFTFARIRNIFTPNYYKLNRSRSYQPEWFQSITLWRSGKMAF, encoded by the coding sequence ATGATGACAACGACAAAGACTATAAAATTAACAGTACTCTGCTGCACCCTACTATACTGGTTCTCAGCAGGAAATGTCCATGGACAGAGCAATCTTAAAAACATCAACCAAAATCTCCGGTATTCCCGGTATTCCAGGATTTCCCCAAAAATCATCCCTATAAAGACCGGAGAAAGGGATTTTCTGCTCCAGATGCCCGTGGAGAAGATTGAAGAAAATCCCAATTTTGATGATTATGCCTTTTCCTATGTCGTGGTAAAAGACTTTAACGAAGAGATCAACGAGAAAAATATTGTACCTCTCACCAAGTCAGATTTAAAAAAAGATACCGACAGGCATTTTTACTTTGAGAAGGCCATCTCTGTCCCTAATGACCAAAAAGAAGCCTATGCGGTCATCATTTGCAAGGATACCCGGCAAGGGGACCAATATATCTACCATACAGACCTGATCAGCCCCTTTATAACTGATCTCCCGAGCTTTGGCGCGTACTATGCCAATGACATCCCCTTTGACCAAACCTATATCAACAAAGGCGAGGCCCTGCTTTTTAAAAGCGACAAAAGCATGAACCTCTACAATTATTTCTATCCACGTGATTTTGAAATCCCTCTTCCTCCCATGGAAACTAGGCCTGCGCCAGTGGCCAAGGACATTGAGGTCATAAATAATGGGGAATTTCTCGTAAACGTTCCGCAGCCATTTGATGAACAAGGCTACTATTTCGTACAAACTGACACAACCAAGCAAACAGGGTTTATGGTCAAGACCACATCTGATGCCTATCCCCGGGTTTCTACCTACGATGAAATGATCGATAAATTGGTATATATCTCTACCAGAAATGAGCATGAAGCACTACGCGCTGCAGAAGACAAGAAAAAAGCATTGGACAAATACTGGCTGGAATTGACCCATGACACGGAAAAGGCGCAAGGAATCATCCGGGAATACTTCCGTCAAATCGAGTTTGCCAATATCCTTTTTACCGACTTTAAGGAAGGCTGGAAAACTGACCGCGGCATGATCTATACCGTGATGGGGCCACCTGTCAGTGTGTTTTTTGATGTGGACAAAGAAATCTGGATTTATGATAAAATAGGCTCCAAGTCGAAAATTAGCTTTACCTTTGCACGGATCAGGAATATTTTCACACCAAATTATTACAAGTTGAACCGCTCTAGGTCATACCAACCGGAATGGTTCCAAAGCATTACATTATGGAGAAGCGGAAAGATGGCTTTCTAA